One window of Electrophorus electricus isolate fEleEle1 chromosome 24, fEleEle1.pri, whole genome shotgun sequence genomic DNA carries:
- the ctnnbip1 gene encoding beta-catenin-interacting protein 1 gives MNREEAPGKSPEEMYVQQKVRVLLMLKKMGSNLTPSEEAFLRNYAGVVHSQMSQLPQHNIDQGAEDVVMAFSRSETEDRRQ, from the exons ATGAATCGCGAGGAGGCCCCTGGGAAGTCTCCTGAGGAGATGTATGTTCAGCAGAAGGTGCGAGTGCTGCTCATGTTAAAGAAGATGGGATCAAAT CTGACACCAAGTGAGGAAGCGTTCCTACGGAACTATGCAGGTGTGGTGCACAGTCAGATGAGCCAGCTCCCGCAGCACAACATCGACCAGG GTGCGGAGGATGTGGTGATGGCCTTCTCCAGatcagagacagaggacaggaggCAGTGA